From Opitutia bacterium, a single genomic window includes:
- a CDS encoding transposase gives MHLPQRKKLGHEAPSWVAAGSVFFVTICCATRGANQLCREEVAAMLFEAVEFRQDAERWYVHLLVLMPDHLHALISFPEQESMAAVVANFKEMTAKKAGVHWQGGFFDHRLRTDESFELKAAYIRANPVRAGLVDDAARWPWVWEAGVNGGPSGPALPHA, from the coding sequence ATGCACCTCCCGCAGCGCAAGAAACTCGGGCACGAAGCGCCATCGTGGGTGGCGGCGGGCTCGGTGTTCTTCGTGACGATCTGCTGCGCCACTCGCGGCGCGAACCAGCTGTGTCGCGAGGAGGTTGCGGCGATGCTGTTCGAAGCAGTTGAGTTTCGACAGGACGCTGAGCGTTGGTATGTGCATCTGCTTGTGCTGATGCCCGACCACCTTCATGCGCTCATCTCGTTTCCCGAGCAGGAATCGATGGCGGCGGTCGTGGCGAATTTCAAGGAGATGACCGCGAAGAAGGCGGGCGTGCACTGGCAGGGCGGGTTTTTCGATCATCGGCTGCGAACTGATGAGTCTTTCGAGCTCAAGGCGGCGTATATCCGCGCGAATCCGGTGCGCGCCGGCCTGGTGGATGATGCCGCGCGATGGCCGTGGGTTTGGGAGGCCGGCGTCAACGGCGGGCCCAGCGGTCCCGCCCTACCGCACGCATGA
- a CDS encoding lipid-A-disaccharide synthase, whose amino-acid sequence MSAHSLSSQTLAAPIGGAVDLLVVSAEHSGDAHAARMVRELRVKKPEVRVCALGGPRLAAAGAQLLRDLTVGSTMGFAVLAKLSYYRALIDEVVRWVGEHRPRAVCFVDSSGLNLRIARGLFERGFSAKAGGPTKTLYYISPQIWASRAGRRFAMAQHLDGVAAIFPFEPAAYADTTLPVEFVGHPFLSADYALPVAFDPAGPVLLLPGSRRALVKRVFPVLLEAFAGAGEGRRAVALYPSEEIRALLATLKAASPVGDRVELRAGGGAPVAGAAVLTASGTMSLECALAGLPGALTYKTDPLTYFLGRLIVKVEFIGIANLLLKEAMYPEFIQGAATPAALGRQLRECLSDAGRIERTRAQAARLRTLLHAPTQGSAAEWVLRQLA is encoded by the coding sequence ATGAGCGCGCACTCTCTTAGTTCGCAGACTCTCGCCGCACCCATCGGGGGTGCGGTCGATTTGCTCGTCGTTTCCGCCGAGCATTCCGGCGATGCGCATGCGGCGCGGATGGTGCGCGAGCTGCGGGTGAAAAAGCCGGAGGTGCGCGTTTGTGCGCTGGGCGGGCCGCGGCTGGCGGCGGCAGGGGCGCAGTTGTTGCGCGATCTCACGGTCGGATCGACGATGGGTTTTGCGGTGCTGGCAAAGCTCTCCTATTACCGCGCGCTCATCGACGAGGTCGTGCGCTGGGTGGGCGAGCACCGGCCGCGCGCGGTGTGCTTTGTCGATTCGTCCGGGCTGAATCTCCGCATCGCGCGCGGGTTGTTCGAGCGGGGATTCTCGGCGAAGGCTGGCGGTCCCACGAAGACGCTCTACTACATCAGCCCGCAAATCTGGGCGTCGCGCGCGGGGCGGCGTTTCGCGATGGCGCAGCATCTCGACGGCGTGGCGGCGATTTTTCCGTTCGAGCCGGCCGCTTACGCCGACACGACCCTGCCGGTGGAGTTCGTCGGACATCCGTTTCTTTCTGCCGATTACGCGCTGCCGGTGGCGTTCGATCCTGCCGGGCCGGTCCTGTTGCTGCCCGGCAGCCGGCGCGCGTTGGTGAAGCGGGTTTTCCCGGTGCTGCTGGAAGCGTTCGCCGGGGCGGGCGAGGGGCGTCGGGCCGTGGCGCTTTATCCGAGCGAGGAAATCCGTGCGCTGCTCGCGACGCTGAAGGCGGCTTCGCCGGTGGGCGATCGCGTCGAGTTGCGGGCGGGCGGTGGCGCACCGGTCGCGGGCGCGGCGGTGCTGACGGCGAGCGGCACGATGTCGCTCGAATGCGCGCTCGCCGGTCTCCCGGGGGCGCTGACCTACAAGACCGATCCGCTGACCTATTTCCTCGGCCGGTTGATCGTGAAGGTGGAGTTCATCGGCATCGCGAACTTGCTGCTGAAGGAGGCGATGTATCCGGAATTCATCCAGGGCGCGGCGACCCCGGCGGCGCTCGGCCGGCAGCTGCGGGAATGCCTGAGCGATGCCGGGCGCATCGAGCGGACTCGCGCGCAAGCGGCGCGGCTGCGCACGCTGTTGCATGCGCCGACGCAGGGTAGTGCGGCGGAGTGGGTTCTGCGGCAGTTGGCCTGA
- a CDS encoding response regulator, translating into MSPIPTTNRLLRSRWLPALTLAVGVVATLAVASVADARQPGNRTMQFVVMASGGAATVFAAALAWILVHGRRHSLALAERMTREIAHREAQYRFILNALPMGVSWVKYSEPRETWINDAVLRLSGLTREQALDPEAFRAVTHASDWTAQQQQQARLTRGEVNRYSMEKRYVRADGSIRWCHLTVKAFRSSPDAPLEEVASIVDITDKKAREAEIQSAMEAAATLNEQLEEVISHAQQSAVEANLASQAKSQFLAMMSHEIRTPMNGVIGMTSLLLDSPLTREQREFADTIRTSGEALLTIINDILDFSKIESGRMELECLEFSLRDCVEGALDVLATKASEKRIDLLYEFADGVPNNVRGDASRLRQVLVNLLGNAIKFTQKGEVVLSVRPYTLAPAEGVAEVLFAVRDTGIGIAPEAMGRLFQSFSQVDASTTRRFGGTGLGLAISKRLAELMDGRMWVESTPGVGSTFFFTVKLEAAASKPRPFINAARSTLENRHLLMVDDNATNLRILGELARGWGMIPHGVASADEALKLLRGGRHFDVAVLDMQMPDFDGHMLAEEIRKFVPAEELPLVLLSSVGNRVPANLFAANLMKPVKPSLLVDALARVLGPREVEEPTTILKPITPAQAAIEPEFQQTERVLLAEDNPVNQKVALLMLRNLGYRADVAANGLEVLAALERQRYDIILLDVQMPEMDGLETARRLVQLRPSPAARPWMIALTANAMQGDREACLSAGMDDYLAKPIKTPELSKALARAREKLAERSHLAA; encoded by the coding sequence ATGTCCCCCATTCCCACGACCAACCGCCTCCTGCGGAGCCGGTGGCTGCCGGCGTTAACGCTCGCGGTCGGCGTGGTCGCGACCCTGGCGGTCGCTTCCGTCGCGGACGCGCGGCAGCCGGGCAATCGCACCATGCAGTTCGTCGTGATGGCGAGCGGTGGGGCTGCGACGGTGTTTGCGGCGGCGCTGGCTTGGATCCTCGTCCACGGTCGTCGCCACTCGCTCGCTCTCGCGGAGCGGATGACCCGCGAGATCGCGCATCGCGAGGCGCAATACCGGTTTATTCTGAACGCGCTGCCGATGGGCGTGAGTTGGGTGAAATACAGCGAACCGCGCGAAACGTGGATCAACGACGCGGTGCTGCGCCTGAGCGGGCTCACGCGCGAGCAGGCGCTCGACCCCGAGGCGTTTCGCGCCGTAACCCACGCGAGCGACTGGACGGCTCAACAGCAACAGCAGGCGCGGCTCACGCGCGGAGAGGTGAACCGCTATTCGATGGAAAAGCGCTACGTGCGGGCGGACGGCTCGATCCGCTGGTGTCACCTGACCGTGAAGGCGTTTCGCTCGTCGCCCGACGCGCCGCTCGAGGAAGTGGCGTCGATCGTCGACATCACCGACAAGAAGGCGCGCGAGGCCGAAATCCAGTCGGCCATGGAGGCGGCGGCGACATTGAACGAGCAGCTTGAAGAGGTGATTTCCCACGCGCAGCAATCCGCCGTGGAGGCGAATCTCGCGAGCCAGGCCAAGAGCCAGTTCCTCGCCATGATGAGCCACGAAATCCGCACGCCGATGAACGGCGTCATCGGCATGACGAGCCTGCTGCTCGATTCGCCGCTCACGCGCGAGCAGCGGGAATTCGCCGACACGATCCGCACCAGCGGCGAGGCGCTGCTGACGATCATCAATGACATTCTCGATTTTTCGAAGATCGAGTCCGGTCGCATGGAGCTCGAGTGTCTCGAGTTTTCATTGCGCGATTGCGTCGAGGGCGCGCTCGACGTGCTCGCGACCAAGGCGTCGGAGAAGCGCATCGACTTGCTCTACGAGTTCGCCGACGGAGTGCCCAACAACGTGCGTGGCGACGCTTCGCGCCTGCGCCAGGTGCTCGTCAACCTCCTCGGCAACGCGATCAAGTTCACGCAAAAGGGCGAAGTCGTGCTGTCCGTGCGGCCCTACACGCTCGCGCCGGCGGAAGGCGTGGCCGAGGTGCTCTTCGCGGTGCGCGACACGGGCATCGGCATCGCGCCGGAGGCGATGGGGCGGTTGTTCCAGTCGTTTTCGCAGGTGGACGCCTCGACGACGCGCCGGTTCGGCGGCACGGGTCTCGGTCTGGCCATCAGCAAGCGCCTCGCCGAGCTCATGGACGGACGCATGTGGGTGGAGAGCACGCCCGGCGTCGGCTCGACATTTTTTTTCACGGTCAAGCTGGAGGCCGCCGCGAGCAAGCCGCGGCCGTTCATCAACGCCGCGCGCTCGACGTTGGAGAACCGACACCTGCTGATGGTCGACGACAACGCCACGAACCTCCGCATCCTCGGCGAACTCGCGCGCGGCTGGGGCATGATCCCGCATGGCGTCGCGTCGGCCGACGAGGCGCTCAAGCTCCTGCGCGGAGGCCGGCACTTCGATGTCGCCGTCCTCGACATGCAGATGCCGGACTTCGACGGACACATGCTCGCGGAGGAGATTCGGAAATTTGTCCCGGCCGAAGAGTTGCCGCTGGTGCTGCTGTCGTCGGTCGGCAATCGCGTGCCGGCCAACCTTTTTGCCGCAAACCTGATGAAGCCCGTGAAGCCGTCGCTGCTCGTCGATGCCTTGGCGCGCGTGCTCGGTCCCCGCGAGGTCGAGGAGCCCACGACGATTCTGAAGCCGATCACGCCGGCGCAGGCCGCGATCGAGCCCGAGTTCCAGCAAACGGAGCGCGTGCTGCTGGCCGAGGACAATCCGGTGAACCAGAAGGTCGCGCTCCTGATGTTGCGCAATCTCGGCTATCGCGCGGACGTGGCGGCCAACGGACTCGAGGTGCTCGCGGCGTTGGAGCGTCAGCGCTACGACATCATCCTGCTCGACGTGCAGATGCCGGAGATGGACGGCTTGGAGACGGCGCGGCGACTCGTGCAGCTGCGTCCTTCACCCGCGGCGCGGCCGTGGATGATCGCTCTCACCGCGAATGCCATGCAAGGCGACCGCGAAGCCTGCCTAAGCGCCGGCATGGACGATTACCTCGCCAAGCCGATCAAGACGCCGGAACTATCGAAGGCGCTGGCGCGTGCGCGCGAAAAGCTCGCGGAACGCTCGCATTTGGCGGCGTAG